The following coding sequences lie in one Candidatus Margulisiibacteriota bacterium genomic window:
- a CDS encoding glycosyltransferase: MFLALLWAFWAALICLCAMNIAFFMDSYKPYISGVTNSAEILATNLRRLGHRVYIFAPSYPGHIDTDPDITRFPSIAGGYPNFRLAIPFVRNMPEVDIIHSHSPFQAGLLARLIARKNNIPLVYSFHTFFTRYTHYARFVPKAAAKLGITAYIRQYANGVDTVIAPSEMARRYLKSLGVKKQIEIIPSGVEIDKLPASLPEARATLRSQHHIPHDAIVLVYAGRVSKEKNIPFLFKAFEHIKDENVYLAIVGNGPLDAELHRQHRRNKRVIFITNVSYPGILAYYSIGDIFLFSSTTETQGMVIAEAKASGLPVVALFAGALTGSVRSGVDGYLVPRSLPRFAEHVRRLIADPVLRRKMSVAGLEDALDRFAAPAVAKSIETLYNSLIDHSSNS; encoded by the coding sequence ATGTTTTTGGCTTTATTATGGGCTTTTTGGGCGGCTCTCATTTGCCTTTGCGCCATGAACATCGCTTTTTTCATGGACTCTTATAAGCCCTATATTTCCGGGGTGACCAACTCGGCTGAGATCCTGGCAACCAACCTCCGTCGCTTGGGTCATCGGGTATATATCTTTGCACCTTCTTATCCCGGACACATTGACACCGATCCTGATATTACCCGCTTCCCTTCGATTGCCGGAGGCTACCCTAACTTTCGCCTGGCAATCCCTTTCGTCAGAAATATGCCGGAGGTCGACATCATTCACAGCCACTCCCCTTTTCAGGCTGGGCTTCTTGCTCGGTTGATCGCCAGAAAAAATAACATCCCTCTGGTCTACTCTTTCCATACCTTTTTTACCCGCTATACACATTACGCCCGGTTTGTCCCTAAAGCCGCAGCCAAGCTTGGGATTACCGCTTATATCAGGCAATATGCGAATGGCGTCGATACCGTGATCGCGCCGTCGGAAATGGCCCGGCGCTACCTGAAAAGCTTAGGCGTTAAAAAACAGATCGAAATTATTCCCTCCGGGGTTGAGATCGACAAGCTTCCAGCGTCCTTGCCAGAGGCTCGCGCAACATTGCGGTCTCAGCATCATATCCCCCATGATGCGATTGTCCTGGTCTACGCCGGGCGTGTTTCCAAGGAAAAGAATATCCCTTTTCTTTTTAAAGCGTTTGAACACATTAAAGATGAAAATGTTTATTTGGCAATAGTTGGCAACGGCCCGCTTGATGCCGAGCTCCACCGGCAGCACCGAAGAAATAAGCGCGTAATATTTATCACCAATGTCTCCTACCCAGGGATCCTTGCTTATTACTCCATCGGCGATATTTTTCTCTTTTCTTCAACAACGGAAACCCAGGGGATGGTCATTGCGGAGGCTAAGGCTTCCGGTTTGCCGGTCGTCGCCCTTTTTGCCGGGGCCCTGACCGGCTCGGTCCGTTCCGGGGTCGACGGCTATTTGGTCCCGCGTTCGCTCCCCCGCTTTGCGGAGCATGTTCGCCGGCTTATTGCCGACCCTGTTTTACGTCGGAAAATGTCGGTCGCAGGCCTGGAGGACGCGTTAGATCGTTTTGCCGCTCCGGCGGTTGCAAAAAGCATTGAGACTCTTTATAATTCCCTAATCGACCACTCCAGCAATTCTTGA
- the gcvPA gene encoding aminomethyl-transferring glycine dehydrogenase subunit GcvPA gives MNDLFSDIPASVRLKDALPLPPPLSEPALLDELRRLAERNNRSLFTGGGVYEYFIPSAVKHLIGRAEFYTAYTPYQAEASQGTLQAIYEYQSLVCALTGMEVANASLYDGATALAEAAFMAVRLTGRKEVAVSAAANPFYREILRTYCRAADLFLREIPYDLKAGVTLPVERLQQSACFILQQPNFFGCLEPVSSLAEKIHAAGALFVVSASPHSLGLLKGPGEYGADIVVAEGQEAGNPRNFGGPGLGIFATRKAFVRQMPGRVVGATTDLEGKRGFVLTLSTREQHIRRERATSNICSNEALCALASAIYLSLLGKNGLKKAATLSLQNTGYFRRSIPASRLLFSGTQTFNELVVKTDQPVGLALAPYYPELGSARLLTFSGLASRKELDLLVGKLP, from the coding sequence GTGAACGACCTCTTTTCAGATATCCCTGCGTCCGTTCGTTTAAAAGATGCGCTCCCTCTGCCGCCGCCACTAAGCGAGCCGGCCTTGCTCGACGAACTGCGCCGCCTGGCCGAGAGGAACAATAGATCCTTATTCACCGGAGGCGGGGTTTATGAATATTTTATTCCCAGCGCGGTCAAGCACCTGATCGGCCGAGCGGAGTTTTATACCGCTTACACCCCCTATCAGGCGGAAGCGAGCCAGGGGACGTTGCAGGCGATATACGAATACCAGTCCCTGGTCTGCGCCCTAACCGGCATGGAGGTCGCGAATGCCTCTCTATATGACGGCGCCACCGCGTTGGCGGAAGCGGCCTTTATGGCGGTCCGGCTGACCGGACGCAAAGAGGTCGCGGTCTCGGCCGCGGCTAACCCCTTTTATCGCGAAATTCTTAGAACTTATTGCCGGGCCGCTGACCTTTTCCTCCGCGAGATCCCTTACGATCTAAAGGCCGGCGTCACCCTTCCGGTCGAGCGGTTGCAACAGAGCGCTTGTTTTATTTTGCAGCAGCCGAATTTCTTTGGCTGCCTGGAACCGGTTTCTTCCCTGGCTGAAAAGATCCATGCGGCTGGGGCGCTTTTTGTTGTTTCTGCCAGTCCCCACTCCCTTGGCTTGCTCAAAGGGCCCGGAGAATATGGGGCGGACATCGTTGTTGCCGAGGGACAAGAGGCAGGAAACCCCAGGAACTTTGGCGGACCCGGGTTGGGAATTTTCGCAACCAGGAAAGCTTTTGTCCGTCAAATGCCCGGCCGGGTTGTTGGCGCAACTACCGACCTGGAGGGAAAACGCGGCTTTGTCCTGACCCTTTCTACCAGAGAACAGCATATTCGCAGAGAAAGGGCGACCTCAAATATTTGCAGCAACGAGGCCCTCTGCGCCCTCGCCTCGGCTATCTACCTCTCTCTGCTCGGGAAAAATGGCCTGAAAAAAGCCGCCACCCTTTCCCTGCAAAACACCGGCTACTTCAGGCGCTCAATCCCTGCTTCGCGACTTCTTTTTTCTGGCACCCAAACCTTCAACGAGCTTGTTGTTAAAACCGATCAGCCTGTGGGGCTCGCTCTGGCCCCCTATTATCCGGAGCTCGGTTCGGCCAGATTGCTAACATTTTCGGGGCTTGCTTCGCGCAAAGAGCTGGACCTTCTGGTTGGCAAACTTCCATAA
- the gcvT gene encoding glycine cleavage system aminomethyltransferase GcvT, translating to MLKRTVLFDNHLSLGAKMVPFGGWEMPVSYSGIINEHKTVREKAGLFDIGHMGLLKLSGAGTLPFLQSLTTNDPSLLAVGQCQYSVLCNEHGGAVDDILLYRFSEHYLIICNASNTDKVVSWLAGHQPKNVALARLKDLSALSLQGPLALPLAEKGIGTSLSSLKRNHTLLAGPLVVSRTGYTGEEGVELILPKELCPDYWEKLLSLGFFPCGLGARDTLRLESGLPLYGHEYDEATTPVEAGYAWAVKINKGPFIGRDALLKEKEEGPKKTLVGLELSGRAIPRQGALVYPSSSNAPVGQVTSGTFSPTFSRPIALAYVAPSSFSSGDKAFVDIRGVKHPATIVDKTFYKRVK from the coding sequence ATGCTGAAAAGAACTGTTTTATTCGATAATCATCTCTCGTTAGGAGCGAAAATGGTCCCTTTTGGCGGCTGGGAGATGCCGGTTTCATATTCAGGGATAATCAACGAACATAAAACGGTCAGAGAAAAAGCCGGGCTGTTTGATATCGGCCATATGGGGCTATTGAAGCTCAGTGGGGCCGGGACACTCCCCTTCCTTCAGTCGCTAACGACCAATGATCCCTCCCTTTTAGCTGTCGGGCAATGTCAGTATTCTGTCCTATGCAATGAACATGGCGGGGCAGTCGATGACATCCTGCTTTATCGCTTCTCTGAACATTATTTGATCATTTGCAACGCCAGCAACACCGACAAAGTCGTCTCCTGGCTGGCCGGGCATCAGCCCAAAAATGTGGCATTGGCCCGCCTTAAGGATTTGTCCGCCCTTTCTCTTCAGGGGCCATTGGCGCTTCCTCTTGCCGAAAAGGGGATTGGGACAAGCTTATCTTCGCTAAAAAGGAATCACACCCTCCTGGCCGGCCCCTTGGTCGTTTCCAGGACCGGTTATACCGGGGAAGAGGGGGTTGAGCTTATTTTGCCAAAAGAACTTTGCCCGGATTATTGGGAAAAGCTCCTTTCCCTTGGTTTTTTTCCATGCGGGCTTGGAGCGCGAGACACCCTTAGGCTGGAATCCGGTCTCCCGCTTTACGGGCATGAATACGATGAGGCAACGACACCGGTTGAAGCTGGCTATGCCTGGGCGGTAAAAATTAATAAAGGGCCCTTTATCGGCCGGGACGCGCTTCTGAAAGAGAAAGAAGAAGGCCCGAAAAAAACGCTGGTCGGATTAGAATTGTCTGGCCGCGCCATCCCCCGACAAGGGGCCCTCGTTTATCCCTCATCGTCTAACGCGCCTGTTGGCCAGGTTACCAGTGGGACCTTTTCCCCAACTTTTTCTCGGCCGATCGCCCTGGCTTACGTTGCCCCCTCTTCCTTTTCCTCCGGCGATAAGGCTTTCGTCGATATTCGCGGGGTGAAGCACCCGGCAACGATTGTTGACAAAACGTTTTATAAGAGAGTAAAATAA
- a CDS encoding thioredoxin family protein — translation MKKNQLLLILIAFLVFAAIIVVLLYTGKTEKEPAIQLARQPAVADKTISKEAETTGKLPKVLTLYQKGEGESDLAAFVSSELAKEGKQLATFRSINVTEDPQAAVYYGVTEHPTIIILRPNGSLFLKHEGYLEKSKIKSLASQAALK, via the coding sequence ATGAAAAAAAATCAACTATTACTAATTTTAATCGCCTTTCTGGTTTTTGCCGCGATCATTGTTGTCCTGCTTTATACCGGAAAAACTGAAAAGGAGCCGGCGATCCAGCTGGCCCGGCAACCAGCTGTCGCCGATAAAACCATTTCTAAAGAAGCTGAAACCACCGGAAAACTCCCCAAGGTTTTAACTTTATACCAAAAAGGGGAAGGCGAATCCGACCTGGCGGCTTTTGTCTCCAGCGAACTGGCCAAGGAAGGGAAACAGCTTGCGACATTTCGTTCGATCAACGTGACCGAAGACCCTCAGGCGGCCGTCTATTACGGGGTAACAGAGCACCCGACAATTATTATCCTTAGGCCAAATGGCAGTCTTTTCCTAAAACACGAAGGTTATCTTGAGAAATCAAAGATCAAATCCCTGGCCTCTCAAGCGGCGCTTAAATAG
- a CDS encoding histidinol-phosphate transaminase yields the protein MAQLREALSKLRDYVPGKPPVGPKGIKLSSNENPFGPSPLAVKAIAKETGHIQAYPDQRSGLLREAIAKKFKISPESVIAGNGSDEIMLLLAATFLRPGEEAIICENSFSLYEFVVRLFEGNPVLVPLDHYHQDLEAIARVITSGTKFIFLTNPHNPTGTFISRSELERFLARVPKETLVVVDEAYAEFAESVDFPGATHLLGSFPNVVFLRTFSKYYGLAGLRIGYALADPLLASPMFKAKLPFNVNRLAQSAALAALSDRAFLEKTYKNNLEGKKDLYALFDKYRLSYLKSEANFIFVRIGRSADNFCQAALERGVSLRPLTSFGLPDAIRVSVGTKEQNKQFIKVFEGLI from the coding sequence ATGGCGCAGCTCCGCGAAGCTCTCAGCAAGCTAAGGGACTATGTTCCCGGGAAACCTCCCGTCGGCCCCAAGGGGATCAAGCTTTCCTCCAATGAAAACCCCTTTGGCCCCTCTCCGCTGGCTGTAAAAGCGATAGCCAAAGAAACAGGGCACATTCAAGCTTATCCGGATCAGCGATCGGGCCTGCTGCGAGAAGCCATCGCTAAAAAGTTTAAAATATCACCGGAGTCGGTGATTGCCGGCAATGGGTCTGACGAGATCATGCTTCTTCTCGCCGCGACTTTTCTGCGGCCGGGAGAAGAGGCTATTATCTGTGAGAATAGTTTTAGCCTTTATGAGTTTGTGGTCCGCCTTTTTGAAGGGAACCCGGTTCTTGTCCCTCTTGATCATTACCATCAGGACCTGGAGGCCATTGCGAGGGTCATTACCTCCGGGACAAAATTTATTTTCTTGACCAACCCGCACAATCCGACCGGCACCTTTATTTCACGTTCTGAATTAGAACGTTTTCTCGCCCGTGTCCCTAAAGAAACACTGGTTGTCGTTGATGAAGCATACGCGGAATTTGCCGAATCTGTTGATTTCCCGGGCGCGACGCATTTATTGGGCTCTTTCCCCAATGTGGTTTTTTTAAGGACTTTTTCAAAGTATTACGGGCTAGCCGGGCTGCGAATCGGCTATGCCCTGGCCGATCCGTTGTTAGCCTCTCCTATGTTTAAGGCCAAGCTCCCTTTTAATGTCAATCGCCTGGCCCAATCAGCCGCATTAGCCGCCCTGTCTGATAGGGCGTTCCTGGAAAAGACGTATAAGAACAACCTTGAGGGGAAGAAGGATCTCTACGCACTCTTTGATAAATATCGATTGTCATACCTGAAGAGCGAAGCAAATTTTATCTTTGTACGCATTGGCCGCTCTGCTGACAATTTTTGCCAGGCGGCCCTTGAGCGCGGGGTTAGCTTAAGGCCTTTAACCTCATTCGGTCTTCCCGACGCGATCAGGGTCTCCGTTGGAACAAAAGAGCAGAACAAACAATTTATAAAGGTTTTTGAAGGGCTTATTTAG
- the gyrB gene encoding DNA topoisomerase (ATP-hydrolyzing) subunit B → MTKDKAKYDASNIKILGGIEAVRMRPGMYIGSTGKAGLHHLVYEVVDNSIDEAMGGYCDKVSVTIHEDNSVTISDNGRGIPFDIHPETKRPAAEVALTTLHAGGKFGDAAYKVSGGLHGVGVSVVNALSEWMEVEIHKDEKVYTQTFKIGVPGKEKIVAEKGQEKTGTTVSFKPDKDIFEEVVYDYDTIKHRMQEIAFLTKGVEIKLIDERDKHEETFKYDGGIVEFVSFLNNKKEVVYAPPLFFTADKDKIFVEISMQHCKEYYDENICSFVNCIRTREGGTHVVGFKSALTKAINNYAKKNNILKENEILSGEDVREGLTAVISLRIHAPQFEGQTKTKLGNSEVKGIVDSIVNDGLSLYLDKNPAIAKAMIEKSLVAMRVRAAARKAQELERKKSALDTATLPGKLADCSDSDPAKCEIFIVEGDSAGGSAKQGRDRRFQAILPLKGKILNVEKARLDKILANNEIRTLITAIGPGAVTALKGDGNSDSESEITAEELMKRLRYHKIILLCDADVDGAHIRTLIMTFFFRYAKEIIEYGALYIAQPPLYLLKKGKSQHWLFSEKELETKLKDIGKDGVTIQRYKGLGEMNPEQLWDTTLNPETRTMLQVTMEEAEVADEIFKVLMGSEVEPRREFIEKNAKLVKRLDV, encoded by the coding sequence ATGACAAAGGATAAAGCCAAATATGACGCGTCAAATATAAAAATCCTGGGCGGGATCGAAGCGGTCAGAATGCGTCCCGGGATGTATATCGGCTCAACCGGGAAAGCGGGCTTGCACCACCTGGTTTACGAAGTGGTTGACAACAGCATCGACGAAGCGATGGGGGGCTACTGCGACAAAGTATCGGTGACGATCCATGAAGACAATTCGGTCACCATCTCGGATAATGGCCGGGGAATTCCTTTTGATATCCACCCGGAAACGAAGCGCCCGGCCGCCGAAGTTGCCCTGACCACGCTTCATGCCGGCGGTAAATTTGGCGACGCAGCTTATAAGGTTTCGGGCGGTTTGCATGGCGTCGGTGTGTCGGTTGTGAACGCCCTGTCAGAGTGGATGGAAGTCGAGATCCATAAAGACGAAAAAGTATACACGCAAACATTTAAGATCGGCGTCCCGGGAAAAGAAAAGATCGTTGCGGAAAAAGGGCAGGAAAAGACAGGGACTACCGTTTCTTTTAAACCGGACAAGGATATATTTGAAGAAGTAGTTTATGACTATGACACCATCAAGCATCGCATGCAGGAGATCGCCTTTTTAACCAAGGGAGTCGAGATCAAGCTGATAGACGAAAGAGATAAGCACGAAGAAACATTTAAGTATGATGGAGGAATCGTTGAGTTTGTTTCGTTCTTGAATAATAAAAAAGAGGTTGTTTACGCGCCGCCACTGTTCTTTACCGCAGACAAGGACAAGATATTTGTTGAAATATCAATGCAGCATTGCAAGGAATATTATGACGAGAACATTTGTTCGTTTGTCAATTGTATCAGGACCAGGGAGGGGGGGACCCACGTTGTCGGATTTAAATCCGCCTTGACCAAGGCCATTAATAACTATGCCAAAAAGAACAATATATTAAAGGAGAATGAAATACTTTCGGGAGAAGACGTCAGGGAAGGCTTGACCGCGGTGATCAGCCTGAGAATTCACGCTCCGCAATTTGAGGGACAGACAAAAACGAAACTGGGGAACAGCGAGGTCAAAGGAATCGTCGATTCGATCGTCAATGACGGGCTAAGTTTATATCTTGATAAAAATCCGGCGATCGCCAAGGCGATGATCGAAAAGTCATTGGTTGCCATGAGGGTCAGGGCCGCTGCCCGGAAGGCGCAGGAGCTGGAAAGAAAGAAGTCGGCGCTGGACACCGCGACCCTCCCGGGAAAACTGGCCGATTGTTCAGACTCGGACCCGGCAAAATGCGAGATCTTTATTGTTGAGGGGGACAGCGCTGGAGGCAGTGCCAAGCAGGGCCGGGACCGGCGCTTTCAGGCGATCCTGCCGCTCAAGGGAAAGATCCTGAACGTTGAGAAAGCCAGGCTCGATAAAATATTGGCCAACAACGAGATCAGGACATTGATCACCGCGATCGGGCCGGGGGCGGTAACCGCGCTAAAGGGAGACGGGAATTCCGACAGCGAGAGCGAAATAACCGCCGAAGAGCTGATGAAACGGCTAAGATACCATAAGATCATCCTTCTTTGCGACGCCGATGTCGACGGAGCCCACATTAGAACCTTGATCATGACCTTCTTTTTTAGGTACGCCAAGGAGATAATTGAATACGGCGCACTATATATTGCCCAGCCTCCGCTATACCTGTTGAAAAAAGGGAAGAGCCAGCATTGGCTCTTTTCGGAAAAGGAACTGGAGACAAAGCTCAAAGATATCGGCAAAGATGGGGTGACCATCCAGCGTTACAAAGGCTTGGGAGAAATGAACCCGGAACAGCTCTGGGACACAACCCTTAATCCTGAAACCAGGACCATGCTTCAGGTAACCATGGAAGAGGCGGAAGTGGCCGATGAAATATTTAAAGTCCTCATGGGGAGCGAAGTCGAACCGCGCCGTGAGTTTATCGAGAAAAACGCTAAATTAGTGAAGAGGTTAGACGTATGA
- a CDS encoding DUF3800 domain-containing protein, with protein sequence MWYLYLDESGDLGFDFVNKKPSKYFTIAILAIQGVDNNRQLINAVKKTLDRKLNGKRVVLELKGSSSVIEIKKYFYKLIENIPFAIFSLSLNKKRVYESLTREKERVYNYVARKVLDQIHFEKAAVQVNLIADKCKGKREIKEFNRYIEAQLRGRLNPKVPLNIRHADSTAYKGIQAADLFSWGIFRSYERKDFSWYDLFKKKVRFNEQYL encoded by the coding sequence ATGTGGTATTTATATTTAGATGAAAGCGGCGATTTGGGTTTTGATTTCGTCAACAAAAAGCCCTCGAAATACTTTACTATAGCGATATTAGCCATTCAAGGCGTTGACAACAACCGTCAGCTAATCAATGCCGTTAAAAAAACGCTGGACAGAAAATTGAACGGGAAACGCGTGGTTCTAGAATTAAAAGGATCTTCTTCTGTTATTGAGATTAAAAAGTACTTTTATAAACTTATAGAAAATATCCCTTTTGCCATTTTTTCTTTATCTCTAAATAAAAAAAGAGTATACGAGAGCCTTACTCGCGAAAAAGAACGCGTTTATAATTATGTCGCCCGAAAAGTTTTAGATCAAATCCATTTTGAAAAAGCCGCTGTTCAAGTCAACTTAATCGCGGACAAGTGCAAAGGAAAGCGCGAAATAAAAGAATTTAATCGCTACATTGAAGCCCAATTAAGGGGGCGCCTTAACCCCAAAGTTCCTTTAAACATTAGACACGCTGATTCAACAGCTTATAAGGGAATCCAGGCGGCAGATCTCTTTAGCTGGGGAATTTTTCGTTCTTACGAGCGCAAGGATTTCTCCTGGTATGATCTATTTAAGAAGAAGGTGCGGTTCAATGAACAATATCTATAA
- the gyrA gene encoding DNA gyrase subunit A: MAKKDDQEKLFTPKIITTTIEHEMKSSYIDYAMSVIVGRALPDVRDGLKPVHRRILFAMDELGLQPGKAYKKSARVVGEVLGKYHPHGDTAVYDSMVRMAQEFSLRYPLVDGQGNFGSVDGDSPAAMRYTEARLSHIAVEMLADIDKETVEHGPNFDESLQEPLVLPSRIPNLLVNGSSGIAVGMATNIPPHNLSEVIDGMSVLIEEPETPIEELMKIVKGPDFPTGGQICGKQGIKDGFMTGRGHLTLRAKFDIERVKAGKEAIIVTEIPYQVNKAEMIEQIAEQVKEKRINGISDLRDESDRDGMRIYIELKRDASRDVVLNQLFKHTNMQTTFGINLVALVGGAPKTLNLKEMMQHYLTHREEVVTKRTKYELKRAEEQAHILEGLMVAVSNIDAVVALIKKAKSPEDARNALMEKFKLSKIQAQAILDLRLQRLTQLERLKIEEELKALKKLIGELKEILASRKKLLGIVKKELLQVKEKFGDKRRTEITSAVEDVDIEQLIPEMEVVVLMTRDGYVKRVPVTAFKAQLRGGRGVSGMTTREEDEIENVFTASTHAFVLFFTNKGRVYKLKVYDLPEASRAGKGQAIANVLQVGPGEQVTATVQVESFEEEASFLIMSTKKGMIKKVGLEDFANVRRSGIIAIKLRPDDELGWVKKGDVKQEIILGTATGIMIRFSQKDLRPMGRAASGVRGIRLSGKDYVVSMDIINDGGDLLAISKAGFGKRMKLDEFSPQNRGGKGHIAIKLRDGDEVSQMKIIHSKDELLFVTAKGTMSRQKASGISAQGRYAKGVRIQRVDEGDYVVDIARVISEEEAGEVIEKAVEDEEKRKEEIRQKIKEERDKLPIKRKRK, from the coding sequence ATGGCAAAAAAAGACGACCAGGAAAAACTATTTACCCCGAAGATCATAACTACCACGATCGAACATGAGATGAAAAGTTCTTATATCGACTATGCGATGTCGGTCATTGTTGGCCGGGCGCTGCCGGATGTTCGCGACGGGCTAAAGCCGGTCCACCGGAGGATCCTTTTTGCCATGGACGAGCTCGGGCTCCAGCCAGGCAAGGCTTATAAGAAATCCGCCAGGGTGGTCGGTGAGGTTTTGGGTAAATACCATCCGCACGGCGATACCGCGGTTTACGATTCAATGGTCAGAATGGCCCAGGAGTTTTCGCTCCGCTACCCCCTGGTTGACGGCCAGGGAAACTTTGGCAGCGTTGACGGAGACTCTCCAGCGGCGATGCGCTATACAGAAGCCAGGCTTAGCCATATCGCGGTTGAAATGCTGGCCGATATAGACAAAGAAACCGTCGAGCACGGTCCAAACTTTGACGAATCGCTTCAGGAGCCATTGGTTTTGCCATCCCGCATTCCCAACTTGCTGGTTAATGGCTCGTCCGGGATCGCGGTCGGCATGGCCACCAACATTCCGCCGCACAATTTATCGGAAGTTATCGATGGAATGTCGGTATTGATCGAGGAGCCGGAGACCCCCATCGAAGAGCTGATGAAAATTGTTAAAGGACCGGACTTCCCGACCGGGGGACAAATATGCGGTAAACAGGGGATCAAGGACGGCTTCATGACCGGCCGGGGGCATCTGACGCTTCGGGCGAAGTTTGATATCGAAAGAGTAAAGGCCGGCAAGGAAGCGATCATTGTGACCGAGATCCCGTATCAGGTCAACAAGGCAGAGATGATCGAACAGATCGCTGAGCAGGTCAAGGAAAAACGGATCAACGGGATCTCGGATTTGCGTGACGAATCCGACCGAGACGGTATGCGCATTTATATAGAATTAAAACGGGACGCGTCTCGAGATGTCGTACTGAACCAGCTCTTCAAGCACACTAATATGCAGACCACCTTTGGGATCAACCTGGTTGCCCTGGTCGGCGGAGCGCCGAAGACCTTGAACCTGAAGGAGATGATGCAGCATTACCTGACCCATCGGGAAGAGGTTGTCACAAAACGGACAAAATACGAACTGAAGAGAGCGGAGGAACAGGCCCATATTTTAGAAGGATTGATGGTAGCAGTATCAAACATTGATGCGGTTGTCGCCCTGATCAAAAAAGCCAAGAGCCCGGAAGACGCGCGCAACGCCTTAATGGAGAAGTTCAAGCTTTCCAAGATCCAGGCTCAGGCGATACTTGACTTAAGATTACAGCGCTTAACCCAACTGGAAAGATTAAAGATCGAAGAAGAGCTAAAGGCGCTGAAAAAACTGATCGGAGAATTAAAAGAGATCCTAGCCAGCCGCAAAAAACTTCTCGGCATAGTAAAAAAGGAATTGCTGCAGGTCAAAGAAAAGTTCGGTGATAAGCGCCGGACAGAAATAACCAGCGCTGTTGAAGATGTTGACATTGAACAACTGATCCCGGAAATGGAGGTTGTTGTTCTGATGACTCGTGACGGGTATGTTAAGAGAGTGCCGGTTACCGCCTTCAAAGCGCAGCTGCGCGGCGGGCGGGGTGTATCAGGAATGACCACGAGGGAAGAGGACGAGATCGAGAATGTCTTTACCGCTTCGACCCATGCCTTTGTTCTCTTCTTTACCAACAAAGGCCGAGTCTATAAATTAAAAGTCTATGATCTGCCGGAAGCCAGCCGGGCCGGAAAAGGGCAGGCGATCGCCAATGTCCTGCAGGTTGGCCCAGGCGAGCAGGTTACGGCCACCGTTCAGGTCGAATCATTTGAGGAAGAAGCCTCGTTCCTGATCATGTCGACCAAAAAAGGGATGATCAAGAAGGTTGGCCTGGAAGACTTTGCCAATGTCAGGCGGAGCGGGATCATTGCCATTAAGCTCCGGCCCGACGACGAGCTCGGCTGGGTGAAGAAAGGGGACGTTAAGCAGGAAATTATTCTTGGGACCGCAACCGGGATAATGATCAGGTTCAGCCAAAAAGATCTCCGACCTATGGGGCGTGCCGCTTCCGGCGTGAGAGGGATCAGGCTCAGCGGCAAGGACTATGTCGTTTCCATGGATATCATTAACGATGGAGGCGACCTCCTGGCGATCTCTAAGGCGGGCTTTGGAAAACGGATGAAGCTTGATGAGTTCTCCCCACAAAATCGCGGCGGGAAAGGTCACATCGCCATCAAGCTTCGTGACGGCGACGAAGTCTCCCAAATGAAGATCATTCATTCGAAGGACGAATTATTATTTGTAACCGCCAAAGGGACCATGAGCCGGCAAAAGGCCTCAGGCATCTCGGCTCAGGGGCGCTATGCCAAGGGAGTGCGGATCCAGAGGGTTGACGAAGGGGATTATGTCGTTGACATTGCCAGGGTGATCAGCGAAGAAGAGGCGGGAGAAGTGATCGAAAAGGCGGTAGAAGATGAAGAAAAACGAAAAGAAGAGATACGCCAAAAGATCAAAGAAGAACGAGACAAACTCCCGATCAAACGGAAGCGGAAGTAA
- the gcvH gene encoding glycine cleavage system protein GcvH, with translation MNFPDNLKYTKEHEWAKADGGHIIIGITDFAQDSLGDVVYVELPQVGKELVAGKEFGVVESVKSVSSLFAPITGTVVEANPALEGNPALVNKSPYADGWIIKVKPNDPASLDSLLSAADYQKTLS, from the coding sequence ATGAATTTTCCTGACAATTTAAAATATACCAAAGAACACGAATGGGCCAAGGCGGATGGCGGCCATATTATAATTGGCATCACCGATTTTGCGCAAGACTCTCTCGGCGACGTTGTCTATGTCGAGCTCCCGCAGGTTGGTAAAGAACTTGTGGCCGGCAAGGAGTTTGGCGTTGTTGAGTCGGTCAAGTCAGTTTCCAGCCTTTTTGCCCCGATCACCGGAACGGTTGTTGAGGCGAACCCGGCATTGGAAGGGAACCCAGCCCTGGTCAATAAGTCTCCTTATGCGGATGGATGGATCATAAAAGTTAAACCGAACGATCCGGCCTCCTTGGACAGCCTGCTTTCCGCGGCCGATTACCAAAAAACCTTGTCGTGA